One genomic segment of Falco peregrinus isolate bFalPer1 chromosome 7, bFalPer1.pri, whole genome shotgun sequence includes these proteins:
- the GJA1 gene encoding gap junction alpha-1 protein, with amino-acid sequence MGDWSALGKLLDKVQAYSTAGGKVWLSVLFIFRILLLGTAVESAWGDEQSAFRCNTQQPGCENVCYDKSFPISHVRFWVLQIIFVSVPTLLYLAHVFYVMRKEEKLNKREEELKVVQNDGVNVDMHLKQIEIKKFKYGIEEHGKVKMRGGLLRTYIISILFKSVFEVAFLLIQWYIYGFSLNAIYTCERDPCPHRVDCFLSRPTEKTIFILFMLVVSLVSLALNIIELFYVFFKGVKDRVKGKTDPYSHSGAMSPSKDCGSPKYAYYNGCSSPTAPLSPMSPPGYKLVTGDRNNSSCRNYNKQASEQNWANYSAEQNRMGQAGSTISNSHAQPFDFSDEHQNTKKLASGHELQPLTIVDQRPPSRASSRASSRPRPDDLEI; translated from the coding sequence ATGGGTGATTGGAGCGCCTTGGGAAAACTTCTTGACAAGGTCCAAGCCTATTCTACTGCAGGAGGGAAAGTGTGGCTGTCTGTCCTCTTTATTTTCCGAATCTTGCTATTGGGGACAGCAGTTGAATCTGCTTGGGGAGATGAACAGTCTGCCTTCCGGTGCAACACTCAACAGCCTGGTTGCGAGAATGTCTGCTATGACAAGTCCTTCCCCATCTCCCATGTACGCTTCTGGGTTCTGCAGATCATATTTGTGTCTGTACCTACCCTTTTGTACCTGGCACATGTGTTCTACGTaatgaggaaggaagagaagctgaacaaaagagaagaagaacTCAAGGTGGTCCAAAATGATGGTGTGAATGTGGATATGCACCTCAAGCAAatagaaattaagaaattcaAGTATGGGATCGAAGAGCATGGCAAAGTGAAGATGCGCGGGGGACTGCTCCGTACTTACATCATCAGCATCCTGTTTAAATCTGTCTTTGAGGTGGCTTTCTTGCTGATACAGTGGTACATCTATGGGTTTAGCCTGAACGCCATCTACACCTGTGAGCGAGACCCATGCCCACACAGAGTGGACTGTTTCCTCTCCCGTCCAACTGAGAAAACcatcttcatcctcttcatGCTGGTTGTGTCCTTGGTGTCTCTTGCCTTGAATATCATCGAGCTTTTCTACGTGTTCTTCAAGGGTGTCAAGGATCGTGTGAAAGGGAAAACCGACCCCTACTCCCACAGCGGTGCCATGAGCCCTTCCAAGGACTGTGGCTCCCCCAAATATGCTTATTACAATGGCTGCTCCTCACCAACCGCCCCCTTGTCTCCCATGTCTCCCCCAGGGTACAAGCTCGTTACTGGAGACAGGAACAATTCCTCCTGTCGTAACTACAATAAGCAAGCCAGTGAGCAAAACTGGGCCAACTACAGCGCAGAGCAAAACAGAatggggcaggctggcagcaccatCTCCAACTCTCACGCCCAGCCCTTCGACTTCTCCGATGAGCACCAGAACACTAAAAAACTGGCATCGGGACACGAGCTGCAACCCCTCACCATTGTGGACCAGAGGcctcccagcagagccagcagccgAGCCAGCAGCAGGCCTCGACCCGACGACCTGGAGATCTAA